The Elusimicrobiota bacterium region TGAGCCCGCGCCGGATATTTATCTTTTGTTTTTGAATAGAAAATAGCAGAGGTACAATCATTACAAGGTATCCCGCTAATATATTGGGGTTTACCATAGTGCTGTCAGGCATGGATTTCTTTTGAATGAAATACTGATAAAGCCCGAAAATAACAATTATTGAAATAGCCGCAATTACAAATTTTATAGAATCTTCGGCATATTTTTTGGGTAAAGCAAGAATCATTATGAAAAGAGCTAAGTAATTAACCCAATTATGAAGTTCTAATTCTGTGTTGAATGTTATTTGCGACAGGATAGATGTCAATAAAATCCAAAAGAAAAGTACAAATGCCAGTGAAAATGTTTTATTTTGAGATTTTTCCGGTAAATAGTATGACAAAAAAAATAAAGCAAAAAAGACTGTCAGTAGATGTATTATGGTTTTAGTCCATACATCCCAGCTTGCATTTAATAATGGAGAAACAAATAATAGAATTCCTAAAATGGAAGTCGCAGTAGCGGCAAATGAGGGTTTCTTCACATTTTGTTTCTAATCTGGCAGGATTCGCGGAGTAATGAATACCAGCAATTCTGTCTTTGATGTGTTTTTTGATTTATATTGGAAAAGATATCCAAGAATCGGCAAATCACTTAGTACGGGTATTCTTTGAATACTGTCAATATCATTTTCTGTAATGAGTCCGCCTATTACAAGAGTGTCATTATCTTTAACCATTACTGTAACGTTGGTGGTACGGTTTCTCGTAGTTGGTGGCTGGCCGGCCGGGCTTAATTGGGGTACAGATACTCCCGGTAAAACCTTTAAAGTGATCCAACCGTCAGGGCTAATTGTGGGAGTCACAGTAAGAGTGATGCCGGCGTCCAAAAACTGCCAGCTTTCCTGGGATACGCCATTTGATACAATTGTAGATTTATAGGGAACTTTTTCTCCGGACGATATACTGGCTTCTTTGTTATTTATAGTTGTTACTTTTGGATTAGAAAGAATTTTTGCTTTACCGGAAGTGATTAGCGCGCCAAGCTTTAAGTTTAAAGCCTGATTTGCTGTAACATATCCAAAATTAAAATTCCCGCCAGCAGGGACAGGGATTGACGTTTTCAGTTCAGTAGCTTGTATTTTTGCCGCTGCAGCTATCGCAGGCTGGGCAGGACTAACACTGGCTGCATTTTGGCTGGCACCCGGCATTGATACTGCGCCATTTCCGGTTGCTTCAATGTTTTGAATAGACCAATTTACACCTAAGTCGGAAATGTCGTTTATTGTAACATCGACAATTTTTGCTTCGATAGATACCTGTTGAGGTTTGACGTCAAGTTCTTTAAAAAGTTTCTCAGCCATGTCTATTCCTTCAAGTGTTGCTGTTACGATTAATGAGTTTGTTCTTTGGTCAGTTGTTATGGTCCCTTTTATTTCCCTTGCGGCTAATACCGCTGAAATCTGACTTTGTATAACACCAGCTTCTGCGTAATTCATGGGGAACACTTTTGTGAATGTTATTTCTTTTTCTCTTTCAGCTTTAAGTGCAGATGGTGTTATGACTCTGATGATATTATCTGACACATCCATAGTCGTAAGACTTTTCAAGGCAAGCACTGTGCGGAAAGCCTGGTCAAAAGGTACGTTTCTAAGCGATACTGATACAGTGCCTGATACATCCGGCCCATAAATTATGTTTATTCCGCTCCTTATTGACATTACCTGAAGGACATCTTTTATATCGGCTTCTTGGTATTCCAGGGTAACAGGGGTTTTTGGAAGAGTCCCAGAGTTTCTGTTTGTTCCGCTATCTGAAGCTGTTTTTTTGGTTACAGTCTGTTTTTTCGTTATTGTTGTTTTCGATTTTTCTGATTTTTTAGGTTTTTCTACTTTTGCGGTTTCCTCATTTTTTTTAACTTCTGTCTGTTCAACTATTGCAGGTGTCTCAGTTTTTTGGGCAACTTCAACAGTTTTTTCTTCTGTTTGAGGTGTTTGTGCTGTTTCAGTTTTTGCGCTTTTTTTATCTGTTAGTAAAGCGATATTTATCTGGTTATCGGTTTGCACTGCTTCATAATCTACCATTTTAATCAGGTCAATAACTATCCTGGTTATTTTTGCGGGTTCATTTTGAAATTGCCCGCTTCTGATACGTTTAATTATACCGTTATTTACACTGATTTCTTTTTGTTTTAAGTCGTGCTCAGTATTAAACAATTCAGCGACTAACCTGGGCGGATTTGAAATTTTAAAAACATTGTATTTAACTGCATTTGAGGTAATAATTTTAATCGTGTTATGGTCCACTTTTAAACCGCTTAGTAAAGAAAAATCCTGTTTAACTGCCTGAGCAAAAAGCAGCGCAGTTACTAGCGAGATGCAAAATGCTAATAAAAAGCCTCTACGTTTGACGATTTTGTTAAAGTCAATTACTTTTTTCATTTGGTGTTTATCCCCCGTAAAAATTATTCGTTTCCAGAAAGTTTAAATGTTTTAGTGAATTTATCATCAGTAGACAGCGTTACAGACTTTCCTTCTATTGAACCGGTTATTCCTCTTATCAGCCTGTTGCGGCTATCAAACAATTTGCCGTTTTTTAATATGTAACTGCCCATAGGCCCGGATAGGATGGCCATTCTGGCATTTCTATCTATGCTTATTCCCTTTAAATCAAGTATTCCGATATTGGGTTTCTCTGCCTCGCCGCTAGCCTGCAATGATGCTGAAATCATTCGTTTTTCGGTCAAAGGTGCAAAAGGGTCCCGGTAAATTTCTCCGCTATATCTGTAAATTTCTTCAGCCTGTTTCGTTGGAATGACAATTTGGCGGGGTTTAGGCGGCTCAGTTTCCTGAACAACTGCTGCCTTTTTGCCGCATCCATAAGCTAAAGCGATACTTAAAAGTGCAAAAAATAATATGGATTTTTTATTTGAAAGTCTTTTCATCTTCCGCCTTTTGCCATATAAGCGATTAGTGTAAATGTCCCGCCAATAGTTGTTTTTTTATCAGTCCCTGCTTGGGCGTTCATTGACAAATCCCTGGTTGCAAGGAGCCTTTTTTCCTGGCCTATTTCGGCAAAGAAGTTAGCCAAAGAATGATAGCTCGCAGTATAAGTAATACCGAAGGGAATCTCATCATACTCGCTTGATGCTCCCGTCATAGTAGGCCGGGGTTGGAAATTTGATATTTTAATTCCAAATTTTTCTGAATCTTTTGCAATCCTGCGTATTAGATCGGGTATATCTTTGCTTTTAGGAAGCCTTTCCTGGAGCTCTTTTACTTCTGTTTCTAAAATTTGAGATTTTACTTTGAATTCCTCAAGCTGTAAAGATTCCCTTTTTGCCTGTTCTACCTGTTCAAGTGTTTCCTTTATTTTCCTTCTTTTTTCAGATATATCCCTGTTAACAGGGTTCAATAAAAAATTGAAATAAAGGAATATAAAAGCTACAACTCCAATGCCTATCGAAATGTATATTTGCTGTTCTTTTTTCATAGAATTATAACGCTTTATATGTGCAAGTTATTTGAAAAGAAAAAGTTTGCATCAGCCCGAAATTTGTTGTTATTCCGCCGATTTCAATATTGCTGTATTTTGGTGAAGATTGTAAATTAGATAAAAAATCAGCTATTGCAATATTGTCGTACGAAACACACGACATCGTTATTAAAAAACCGTCTGATGAGGAAGTCGTATTCATCGCGGTTAACCAAACGGGCTGCGGCAGTATCTGCATGAATTCTTCCATCAATTTTGGATAGAATAACCTGCCTTTCATTAAGTTCTGGATAGTGTTTTTCTTGGCTTCTAATATAGCGGTTATGCCTTTAAGCCTGTTAACTTCGTCCACTATGGTTTGGTATTTTTTTAATTCCTGCTGCAATACTGTAAGTTCGCCGGAGAGCTGCTTTGCGACAGTAAGCCTGTAAAAAAAGAAAATTATCGAAAAAGAAATTAGCGCACCCGCTCCAAGGCTTATGAGGATAGTAACCCTTTTTTTTGCTTCTTTTTGCAGTACCTCAGGCGGTATTAAATTAATTTTAATCATTTTTCGTTTATTTGTCTTGTGGCTAACCCGGTAGCAATGGCATATTCACCGATGTTTTCTATTTGCGTGTTTGGCGCTTTGTCAACTTTTCTCAGCGGGTTAAAAAATTCAGTTTGAAGTTTAAGTTCCTGCGAAAAATATTTGTCTATGTTTTTTAACGCTGATGCTCCTCCGCATAGCAAAACACGGTTTAAAACCTGATGCTCTCCTCTCTGTGAATAGAAGAAATCTATGGATCTATGAATTTCGCTTAACAAGTCGTGAGCAACAGGGGTCAACATATTTGAAATTTGCAATGCGTCTTTATTATCTTCCTTCAGGGCTGTTTCCTTGTCTTCGATGGTTACTAAAAGCCCGAATTTTTTCTTCAATTCCTCTGCTTTTTTGAAATCACTCTGGTAGTTTTTCTGCAATGCTTTAGTGAATGCGTTGCCGCCTATAAAAATATCCCTCACTACGCGGGATATGCCGTTTTCAATAATTGTTACATTTGTTACGTTAGCGCCAATATTAACCAAAATGGCCATTTCCTGGACTTGCGGGTCTTTGTTTATTTCATAACTGGATTCCAGGGCAAAAGCATCAACATCAATTATTATCGGATTTATACCCGCTTCCTGCAGAATTTCTATTTTAGTTTGGATTATGTCCTTTTTTGCGGCTACAAGAACTGTTTCGGTTTTTTTCTGGCCGTCTTCAGTTATTTCACCGATAATGTAAAAACCCAAATTCACCTCTTTTATGTCAAAAGGTATATAAGGCTCTGCTTCAAATTGAATACTTTTCGCAAGGTCTTCTTTGCTGATTTTTGGAAACTTTACGTATCTTACAACCACTGAACTGCCGGAAACGGAAATAGCGGCATTTTTTGTTGAAAGTTTTTCCTGTTTTATGTAGTCTCTGATGAGGGATGCAATTAAGTTTTTTTTCTCTATAGGATTTGAATCGGTATTGGCGATTTCTTCAGGGATTAGAATGGTTTTGTTTTTTACCAGGGTCCATTTGGTGCCGCTTCCTTTTAATTGTACGATTTTAATAGAATAGGAACCGATATCAACGCCTAGTATGTCTTTTGATCCAAAAATTGAAGAAATGTCAAAGTCTAGTTTCATAGAATTAAATGTATTTTATTAAATATCATATCAAATGTCAAATTCCCGCATCGCCCCAAGAACCGATATTGATTT contains the following coding sequences:
- a CDS encoding type 4a pilus biogenesis protein PilO, with the protein product MKKEQQIYISIGIGVVAFIFLYFNFLLNPVNRDISEKRRKIKETLEQVEQAKRESLQLEEFKVKSQILETEVKELQERLPKSKDIPDLIRRIAKDSEKFGIKISNFQPRPTMTGASSEYDEIPFGITYTASYHSLANFFAEIGQEKRLLATRDLSMNAQAGTDKKTTIGGTFTLIAYMAKGGR
- the pilM gene encoding type IV pilus assembly protein PilM, translating into MKLDFDISSIFGSKDILGVDIGSYSIKIVQLKGSGTKWTLVKNKTILIPEEIANTDSNPIEKKNLIASLIRDYIKQEKLSTKNAAISVSGSSVVVRYVKFPKISKEDLAKSIQFEAEPYIPFDIKEVNLGFYIIGEITEDGQKKTETVLVAAKKDIIQTKIEILQEAGINPIIIDVDAFALESSYEINKDPQVQEMAILVNIGANVTNVTIIENGISRVVRDIFIGGNAFTKALQKNYQSDFKKAEELKKKFGLLVTIEDKETALKEDNKDALQISNMLTPVAHDLLSEIHRSIDFFYSQRGEHQVLNRVLLCGGASALKNIDKYFSQELKLQTEFFNPLRKVDKAPNTQIENIGEYAIATGLATRQINEK
- the pilQ gene encoding type IV pilus secretin PilQ encodes the protein MKKVIDFNKIVKRRGFLLAFCISLVTALLFAQAVKQDFSLLSGLKVDHNTIKIITSNAVKYNVFKISNPPRLVAELFNTEHDLKQKEISVNNGIIKRIRSGQFQNEPAKITRIVIDLIKMVDYEAVQTDNQINIALLTDKKSAKTETAQTPQTEEKTVEVAQKTETPAIVEQTEVKKNEETAKVEKPKKSEKSKTTITKKQTVTKKTASDSGTNRNSGTLPKTPVTLEYQEADIKDVLQVMSIRSGINIIYGPDVSGTVSVSLRNVPFDQAFRTVLALKSLTTMDVSDNIIRVITPSALKAEREKEITFTKVFPMNYAEAGVIQSQISAVLAAREIKGTITTDQRTNSLIVTATLEGIDMAEKLFKELDVKPQQVSIEAKIVDVTINDISDLGVNWSIQNIEATGNGAVSMPGASQNAASVSPAQPAIAAAAKIQATELKTSIPVPAGGNFNFGYVTANQALNLKLGALITSGKAKILSNPKVTTINNKEASISSGEKVPYKSTIVSNGVSQESWQFLDAGITLTVTPTISPDGWITLKVLPGVSVPQLSPAGQPPTTRNRTTNVTVMVKDNDTLVIGGLITENDIDSIQRIPVLSDLPILGYLFQYKSKNTSKTELLVFITPRILPD
- a CDS encoding PilN domain-containing protein, with amino-acid sequence MIKINLIPPEVLQKEAKKRVTILISLGAGALISFSIIFFFYRLTVAKQLSGELTVLQQELKKYQTIVDEVNRLKGITAILEAKKNTIQNLMKGRLFYPKLMEEFMQILPQPVWLTAMNTTSSSDGFLITMSCVSYDNIAIADFLSNLQSSPKYSNIEIGGITTNFGLMQTFSFQITCTYKAL